The following DNA comes from Pseudophryne corroboree isolate aPseCor3 chromosome 8, aPseCor3.hap2, whole genome shotgun sequence.
TACATAAAAGTCATCACTCTGTATTCCAAAACTTTTCTAGTCAGTGCTGAAATTCTGGAATTGAAGAAGTGAATTATGGAATGTGTGTCTAGATGACTGCTTTGTGATTCAATTGCAAATTTTCTAATGCAATCTGTGCTGAGttttaataataaatattaattaATACAATTTAGATTCTAAGTAACTCACTGGAACTTATTAAACAGCTATATGAAGCTGTTAGCGTGGGACAAATCTTATTTCATAAGGGTGAGGTGTAGTGCCGTTGGTGTTGGGCAGAGGGGATACGTCAATATGTGAAGGGTCCTCGTCAGATTTCAGGTTGAAATTCTGCAGGATGAAGGTGAGGAAAATAAAAATCTCCATTTTCGCCATCCCTTCTCCAAGATCCTCTCCAAGATTCTCCAAGATCCTCCTCCCTTTCAAGACAAGAACATCACAGATATTAATTAATGAATTCACAAATACATTTTTAGTTGTTTTGTAACTTCATTTTATTTTCATCTGATCCCACCCCCATTAAATGATTGATACCTGTGGAAAATTGCATGAAAGCTTCATTTTTCTGGAACTTGCCATTCTTATCCAGACAGTGACCTGGATCAAAATTCGCCGGGTTTCTAGAGTGTTTTGAATCCTTCAAGACAGAGGTCAGAAGAGGAAACACAGTTGTGCCCTGCAAGTAGATAATAAGAAACATACAAAAAAACAAAGAGGAAATTGTTAAATGTATAATTCCCATTCTTTATCTTGTAAATACCGTGAAACGATCTAAGAAAGAATTATACCCAATAGTTTTGGAGATACAAGAGGAATGTTCTGTACATCTACCATAACAAGATGACCTGATTCAGATGGTGCCATCCTAGTCTATTTCTAAAACAAGGACCTCACCTCTCTACAATATGTGGTATTTCCCTCCATACCACAATCAATGCTGggttgggatgtaatgaagtccggccAAACTTAGacattttttaaaaggggcaatcatgtacaaggcatgcttTAGCCTTGAacttgattgctcctttaaaaaaacatccaagtttgcctggcatcccgcatggccgccgaactcgAAATTCATTACATCCAAACCCAGGTATGACATTAGCTATATGCTGCTATAATTAAAAACACCAATGGATATAAATACAAGTTAATAAACTCTCCAAATAAATATAGAAGCAGGAAGGCTTGAGGCACAGTCCATAATTAATCAAAGGTATACAATATGGCAGTATAGCACATTTCCATAATTTTTATTAATTAGAGATTGTGGATGAAACCGCTCCGGTCCTTTGTTGTGAAGACAACACTTTTctccaacatttttttttatcattggCAACCAGTGGATGTGTCTAAATCAATCAATTGCAAAGTCACATATGATTTCATAAGGGTGAATTAAAAGTAAGTCATAGAATTACGATGTATATTTTTGGTTGAAGTTAGATATTACTACTATGCAGTAAGACTTATGCAGCTGACTTATAATAatgttagtattagagatgtgcacctgaccatttttgctggttttgattTTGGCATTAATTCGTCATCCGGTTTTGGATTTGCAAAAATGTggagactggttttggttttgcattttttttcaaaaactgacAAAAACAAGCTAAAATTATATAATTTGGGCTTTTTTtcattcctagagtattattaacctcaataacattgatttccagttatttccagtcATTTTTAACCACCTCAaagatcacaatattgttttcatctatgtaaaaaatgaagtgcaatagagcgcctactggtgtttaacaggattctggttttataggatttctatatagccagttcaccatgtgaaaagtgcaaagtgtaagttaagaaggattgacttagcttccttgggaacagcttcagtctgatgacacttttaggacatgtaaaacagaaataaaaaccaacatagtgtatactgtttgattatatacagtgttcaacactttagggaccttgctagtcccaatatggGTAAATAAGCTGGATGGTAGGTAATATTTCCAGTACACAAAAGCTGGACGAATTTATAAAACAAACaatttaatataacaaatcctgaagtaaatgtaggtagcacacgtacaagaataaaattgtatatacagcttatctgtccacaaacggaatcaccaggtgagcaacagcccaatcctattggtggatattaaaaatgtcccgaagcaaatgcaggtaacatacgtacaagatataaaaataaatacagcttatctgtccattcagagaagtcacgggtgagtcataagtcccggtcccgacgcgtttcgtcctgtggcataggacttcatcaaggggcatttttaatatccaccaataggattgggctgttgctcacctggtgattccgtttgtggacagataagctgtatatacaattttattcttgtacgtgtgctacctacatttacttcaggatttgttatattaaattGTTTGTTTTATAAATTCGTCCAGCCTTTGTGTACTGGAAATATTACCTACCATCCAGCTTATTTACccatattgggactagcaaggtccctaaagtgttgaacactgtatataatcaaacagtatacactatgttggtttttatttctgttttacatgtcctaaaagtgtcatcagactgaagctgttcccaaggaagctaagtcaatccttcttaacttacactttgcacttttcacatggtgaactggctatatagaaatcctataaaaccagaatcctgttaaacaccagtaggcgctctattgcacttcattttttacattttatctacttactgggcacgagctgccacccattgatcCATGGGGGGTGTCGAAACATTTTTTATTTTGATCACATTCATCATATATTTCACTTTGTGTGTCTAAATTTAGGATTAGCCTAGGCGCTGTTCTtcattttttatatattgttttcATCTAGTTTAGGCCAAAGGGCTGCGCCGAGCTAGGTGGCTGAGTAACCTAAGTAACAGTGATTGGATTTGttgtggtaggcattggcaactgtatggtccactagggAAGGCACTGATGTGAATGAACTTTTCTCCATGAGGCCTAGCAGCAAAAAAAACAATAGaagaagaataaaaaataaattgattgattgattgaatgattgattgatttattgattgattgattgattgtggtaggcattggcaactgCATGTTCCACTAGGGAAGACAATGATGTTAATGAACTTTTTTCTGTGAGACTTAATAGCAAAAGTAAAAGAATAATTAAAAaatgattgattgtggtaggcaagGATATGGTCCAAATTCTCTGTGAGGTGAGGCCTAGCGGGCAAAAAGACGATACAACTATGATAGTCACCAATGTCCCCCAAAATTGCAGTCCATAATGAAAATTGAGCTATAATCCATAAAAATATCTGTGCAGAAAAGACCATTCCTAAAGCCTGCCAAAACTACAGCCTActttgaaaagaaaagtggtgcaagatggaattgtccttgggccctcccacacactattctgtttgatattaaaaaggacatacacagtttaacaaaccaagcaattcAGCAACAGGGACCaatacttttgtggctgaagtgcttggtttgtttgggccccacaacaTTTTTTGGAATGACTTCCTCCGTTCACTAATGAGGAGgtggatgatgagggtgttaattacattttaATTCGTAAAACAAATTTCATGACCTCATCGtaaattatgtaacatggaggagatgCCTCGATGGCTAacttccctacctctactaactttggccccacaaatggagcagatgccttcaaaaTGTtaccaggatttgggtaaaaataattccacaaccaagaggtggctttattggtcttatgcccaggcatcacaatggctttctttttatcatgggcaagaactgtaaCCATTGGTTGCTAACGTACacaaacatcatcaacatcctcatcttcagtgtcagatagtagtagtacacacttaaccacctcatcctgttccacttccacacaagcatcctcaatttctattttaTACTCATCAGCATCTTTATTTGTACTACTCCCCACGTGCACATGATGCAGAAATAGTGGAAGGAGGCAAAATAGGCTTCTCTATGAAAACAGTGAAAAAAAtgccagactcacacatagctatactctcctcagggatgtgtggtcattctgaacacagtttgttctactgcctactTTTTTACATCTCTACTAGTGAAAAGGTTTTGCATTGTCataagaggcagaagaagatgcctcactgacagttccagacccaccactcataaataatggccaagccctgagtctttccttgccaaaaAGTAGCAATGTGATGGAACTAGTACACACCAgcaaatgggtgtggtattgaaggttgataagacttaggtcgacagtgtctaggttgaccactattggtcaacagtaactacagTCGGTCaatagggattctaggtcgacatggtctaggtcgacaggtcaaaaggttgacatgagttttaaatattttttggtgtagtttttgccgtacagtgaccgggaaccccaattagtgcaccgcatccccttgcaaggctcgctttgctcaccatgcttcaggcaaggtgcctcgctccactaccgctgcgctcggaacaggttaccattcccaatcgtagtccacgtggatcataaagtataaaaaagttttaaaaaaagaaaataaaattgaaaacctcatgttgaccttttgacctgtcgacctagaacatgtcgacctacctagagaccctgttgatctggaaaccctgttgacctagttactgtcgaccaatagtggtccacttagacactgtcgacctaagtcttgtcgacctagagaccagatacccagGAAATTGTGCAGATTAATTAGATATGCAACATATGTACAACTGTAAAGGTTTTATTATCTCTCTCTGGTGTATTATGTATCATTCCACTTGCTATTAGCCACGTGCATGAGTCACATGATGTGTATTTCAAATGCCTAAAAAATTGTTTATATATGATTTTCTTCTATCTATTAAATCAAATACGTTTTAGACCATGTAATTTCATAATTAAGAAATTCATTAAGGTGTTTTGGCTTTCATAGAACGTACCGTTCTAACATTCATTAAGCCAATTACGTTCTATTCACTCTAGGTATATTGCAGACATAGAACATTTCCGTATTTCCTGAAATTGCGGGTCAGGGACAGGAAGTACGTCATTGGAAGCCGGCTTGCGGTTCAATATGCGTTCCATATACCGGAAGTACCGGACGGACGTATGCGAAGGTGTCTAAACCTTAATATACCACATTCATCCACTGTTACCACCAATGAAGGCAGCCAGGAACACCCCAAAGAACACATAAGGAACTTCCTATTGACTTATAAGATTATAAAACAAAGATCAATATCGCCGGACCGGAAGtgaaattattaccacttccggttaCTATATTATGTTGTTTTTTAAACGGTTTTAAGAATAGTTTTTATACATTTATACCTGGAGATGTACCACACATTGACTACTATGTTGTATGGTTATGATTAAGAGATTATATGATGTAATTTAATTTTATTCTGATGTGACCTCCCGACCCGGAAGTGTTTCTCATGGAGAGCTTAAATAGCTCATTATTTGTACAgtctgtcatgcagccttgatgaagggagagatcccgaaacgcgtcggcactgtatgacagacTAACCACCGCAGAAGGAAGTATTTACCAGACGGTTTGAGGATTGCTGGAGAATTtggttccggagccgatatctcccctgGGTAACATCTTAAACGCAATCACTTCAcctaaatctggtaaacctccaccttcacttgaTTTCAAGATTTGGAT
Coding sequences within:
- the LOC134949883 gene encoding putative inactive cytochrome P450 2G1, encoding MVTVLAHDKKKAIVMPGHKTNKATSWLWNYFYPNPGNILKASAPFVGPKLVEGTTVFPLLTSVLKDSKHSRNPANFDPGHCLDKNGKFQKNEAFMQFSTGRRILENLGEDLGEGMAKMEIFIFLTFILQNFNLKSDEDPSHIDVSPLPNTNGTTPHPYEIRFVPR